The following proteins come from a genomic window of Alosa sapidissima isolate fAloSap1 chromosome 20, fAloSap1.pri, whole genome shotgun sequence:
- the sltm gene encoding SAFB-like transcription modulator isoform X3, protein MLAVAAVAIAKMASGAISVESKKIVDLRVIDLKTELKRRNLDVTGVKNVLIARLKQAIEDEGGDPDNIEIPISVDTPTRKGAKTKGKKVDSDTDNPTEEESFCKETEEEESEKDVTDTDDGTRDNSKALLSEDGLPEADNAEEMESEAPADGGPQEAEPEAEAEPELQAECEPEPDAEDDNISVTIQAEDAITLDVDGDDLLETGKHVKLPDTEAEKGTDEPEPSSQTSPEDEAKAEAKDGHKDGKKEDGLKQDAGKKESREASKKAETGDKEKDSGKKGPSSTGAAGQVKSSSKDKDGKATKDDKGGASGGGAGSSTRNLWVSGLSSNTKAADLKNLFGKYGKVFSAKVVTNARSPGSKCYGLVTMSSSAEVTRCISHLDRTELHGQQISVERVKSDPFKKESFKKEGEDKNSSGKTSGDKRTPTSTKTTSKTQTSAKKDEKKSDKPSEKDGKDVSKKQDSKSGKSDAPSSSSTADASKKDDKKKHGDKSPSKLLVIDQAKGENFNMRPPMRRGRFEKPGFPNMAGRRPRWFIPPEQMDLMKHKGRVFPGKVGSKDILPFDKMKEQKMRERLVRLERFHRAMELRRRREMAERERRERERVRLLREREERENLMRERQRLEVERQKLERERMERERLERERIRIEQERRKEAERLAREREELRRQQEQLRYEQEKRNNLKRSRDVDNRRDDPYWNGSKKVPPEPEGRMNQGSDYNRQQNRFNDFTPRDRNRYPESSASQANTFDRRGRFDSDSDAKKSRPAQRREGSGFDRYPKTFDPVRRQEPPPPPPQRAEMRDGDRRGDQRRTVTLPDRPAPGRAPPPPNLSHTRSPREPSHAHAHTHTHTHSSWKSDGGMSSNKGDLRGAVRMRPERSDRDGPSGPPIRGASSATRGRSSFSSRDSSAPMVMGDQHFGGSRQVVVERHGREPGPRKEWGGASHGGGHSSSFSDGRRMADTHTRPGMMAPHSSHSSSGMNRIVQITNSSLSPGNVGGFKSFKGAPRRF, encoded by the exons ATGCTCGCTGTCGCGGCGGTAGCGATAGCTAAAATGGCGTCGGGTGCCATTTCAGTCGAGTCGAAGAAAATTGTGGATTTGCGTGTTATTGATCTAAAAACAGAGCTCAAGCGCAGGAATTTAGATGTCACTGGCGTGAAAAATGTTCTTATCGCCAGATTGAAGCAG GCAATTGAGGATGAAGGGGGCGATCCCGACAATATTGAAATCCCCATCTCAGTTGATACCCCAACCCGCAAGGGTGCAAAAACCAAAG GAAAGAAAGTAGACTCGGACACAGACAACCCTACAGAGGAGGAATCCTTCTGCAAG GAGACAGAAGAGGAAGAGTCTGAGAAAG ATGTTACTGATACCGATGACGGTACTCGTGACAATTCTAAAGCGCTACTCAGCGAAGACGGCCTCCCAGAGGCCGATAACGCAGAGGAGATGGAAAGCGAAGCCCCCGCCGACGGTGGCCCTCAAGAGGCCGAGCCGGAGGCCGAGGCAGAACCCGAGCTGCAGGCTGAGTGTGAGCCCGAGCCCGACGCAGAGGACGATAACATATCCGTCACTATCCAGGCCGAAGATGCCATCACCCTGGATGTGGATGGGGACGACCTCCTGGAAACAGGTAAACATGTGAAACTTCCAGATACGGAGGCCGAGAAGGGCACGGACGAGCCGGAGCCCTCTAGCCAGACGAGCCCTGAGGATGAGGCCAAGGCCGAGGCCAAGGACGGCCACAAGGATGGCAAGAAGGAGGACGGCCTCAAGCAAGACGCCGGCAagaaggagagcagagaggccTCGAAGAAAGCCGAAACTGGAGACAAAGAGAAGGATTCTGGGAAGAAAGGCCCCTCATCTACTGGGGCGGCAGGTCAAGTTAAGAG CTCCTCCAAGGACAAGGATGGGAAGGCAACAAAAGATGACAAAG GTGGAGCCAGtggtggtggagcaggtagcTCTACTCGCAACCTGTGGGTGAGCGGTCTGTCCTCCAACACTAAAGCAGCCGACCTCAAAAACCTCTTTGGCAAATATGGCAAG GTATTTAGTGCTAAGGTGGTGACCAATGCCCGCAGTCCTGGCTCCAAGTGTTATGGTCTGGTCACCATGTCGTCTAGCGCTGAGGTGACCAGGTGCATCTCTCACCTGGATCGCACTGAGCTGCACGGGCAGCAGATCTCTGTGGAGAGG GTGAAGAGTGATCCGTTCAAGAAGGAGTCCTTCAAGAAAGAGGGCGAAGACAAGAACAGCTCTGGGAAAACCTCCGGAGACAAGCGCACTCCCACCAGCACCAAGACCACCAGCAA GACCCAGACTTCTGCCAAGAAAGACGAGAAGAAGTCTGACAAGCCGTCTGAGAAGGACGGAAAGGACGTCTCCAAGAAGCAGGACTCCAAGAGTGGCAAATCGGACGCcccctcctccagctccacagCAGACGCCTCCAAGAAGGACGACAAGAAGAAGCACG gagACAAGAGCCCAAGTAAGCTGCTGGTGATTGACCAGGCCAAAGGAGAGAACTTCAACATGAGGCCGCCCATGAGACGTGGACGCTTcgagaag CCTGGCTTCCCCAACATGGCCGGCCGTCGGCCCAGATGGTTCATCCCCCCCGAG CAGATGGATCTGATGAAGCACAAGGGGCGCGTGTTCCCGGGGAAGGTGGGCAGTAAGGACATCCTGCCCTTTGATAAGATGAAGGAGCAGAAGATGAGGGAGAGGCTCGTCCGGCTCGAGCGCTTCCACCGGGCCATGGAGCtgcgcag GCGGCGTGAGATGGCGGAGCGTGAGCGTCGGGAGCGTGAGCGCGTGCGTCTGCTGCGTGAGCGCGAGGAGCGGGAGAACCTGATGAGGGAGCGGCAGCGCCTGGAGGTGGAGCGGCAGAAACTGGAGCGCGAGCGCATGGAGAGGGAGCGCCTCGAGAGGGAGCGCATCCGCATCGAAcag gagcggCGCAAGGAGGCGGAGCGTCTGGCCCGTGAGCGGGAGGAGTTGAGGAGACAGCAGGAGCAGCTGCGTTATGAGCAGGAGAAGAGAAACAACCTGAAGAGGAGCAGAGATGTGGacaacag GAGGGATGACCCGTACTGGAACGGCAGTAAGAAGGTTCCCCCAGAGCCGGAAGGGCGGATGAATCAGGGTTCCGACTACAACCGCCAGCAGAACCGCTTCAACGATTTCACACCGCGTGACCGCAATCGCTACCCAGAATCCTCTGCTTCCCAGGCCAACACCTTTGACAG ACGCGGGCGCTTTGACAGCGACTCTGACGCCAAGAAGAGTCGCCCTGCGCAACGGCGTGAGGGCTCTGGGTTCGACCGCTACCCTAAGACCTTTGACCCCGTGAGGCGTCAGGAGccgccaccccctcctccccagcGTGCCGAGATGCGGGATGGCGATCGCCGCGGCGACCAGCGACGCACCGTCACACTCCCTGACCGGCCGGCCCCGGGTCGGGCACCGCCCCCGCCCAACCTGTCCCACACCCGTTCCCCACGAGAGCCatcgcacgcgcacgcgcacacgcacacgcacacacactccagctggAAGAGCGACGGAGGAATGAGCTCCAACAAGGGAGACCTGCG TGGAGCGGTGCGGATGCGTCCAGAGCGCTCAGACAGAGATGGTCCCAGCGGCCCGCCCATCAGAGGAGCCTCCTCAGCCACCAGAGGCAGGAGTAGCTTCAGCAGCAGAGACTCCAGCGCACCCATGGTGATGGGAGAccag cACTTTGGTGGCAGTCGGCAGGTGGTGGTTGAGCGTCATGGACGAGAGCCCGGCCCCAGGAAGGAGTGGGGTGGAGCCTCTCACGGCGGAGGTCACTCCTCCAGCTTCAGCGACGGCCGCAGGatggccgacacacacacaaggcccgGCATGATGGCCCCTCATTCCag tcaTTCCTCCAGTGGCATGAATCGGATTGTGCAGATCACCAACTCTTCCCTGTCCCCTGGTAACGTTGGCGGCTTCAAGTCCTTCAAAGGAGCACCCCGCCGGTTCTAG
- the sltm gene encoding SAFB-like transcription modulator isoform X2, whose amino-acid sequence MLAVAAVAIAKMASGAISVESKKIVDLRVIDLKTELKRRNLDVTGVKNVLIARLKQAIEDEGGDPDNIEIPISVDTPTRKGAKTKGKKVDSDTDNPTEEESFCKETEEEESEKDVTDTDDGTRDNSKALLSEDGLPEADNAEEMESEAPADGGPQEAEPEAEAEPELQAECEPEPDAEDDNISVTIQAEDAITLDVDGDDLLETGKHVKLPDTEAEKGTDEPEPSSQTSPEDEAKAEAKDGHKDGKKEDGLKQDAGKKESREASKKAETGDKEKDSGKKGPSSTGAAGQVKSSSKDKDGKATKDDKGGASGGGAGSSTRNLWVSGLSSNTKAADLKNLFGKYGKVFSAKVVTNARSPGSKCYGLVTMSSSAEVTRCISHLDRTELHGQQISVERVKSDPFKKESFKKEGEDKNSSGKTSGDKRTPTSTKTTSKTQTSAKKDEKKSDKPSEKDGKDVSKKQDSKSGKSDAPSSSSTADASKKDDKKKHGKDGDKSPSKLLVIDQAKGENFNMRPPMRRGRFEKPGFPNMAGRRPRWFIPPEMDLMKHKGRVFPGKVGSKDILPFDKMKEQKMRERLVRLERFHRAMELRRRREMAERERRERERVRLLREREERENLMRERQRLEVERQKLERERMERERLERERIRIEQERRKEAERLAREREELRRQQEQLRYEQEKRNNLKRSRDVDNRRDDPYWNGSKKVPPEPEGRMNQGSDYNRQQNRFNDFTPRDRNRYPESSASQANTFDRRGRFDSDSDAKKSRPAQRREGSGFDRYPKTFDPVRRQEPPPPPPQRAEMRDGDRRGDQRRTVTLPDRPAPGRAPPPPNLSHTRSPREPSHAHAHTHTHTHSSWKSDGGMSSNKGDLRGAVRMRPERSDRDGPSGPPIRGASSATRGRSSFSSRDSSAPMVMGDQHFGGSRQVVVERHGREPGPRKEWGGASHGGGHSSSFSDGRRMADTHTRPGMMAPHSSHSSSGMNRIVQITNSSLSPGNVGGFKSFKGAPRRF is encoded by the exons ATGCTCGCTGTCGCGGCGGTAGCGATAGCTAAAATGGCGTCGGGTGCCATTTCAGTCGAGTCGAAGAAAATTGTGGATTTGCGTGTTATTGATCTAAAAACAGAGCTCAAGCGCAGGAATTTAGATGTCACTGGCGTGAAAAATGTTCTTATCGCCAGATTGAAGCAG GCAATTGAGGATGAAGGGGGCGATCCCGACAATATTGAAATCCCCATCTCAGTTGATACCCCAACCCGCAAGGGTGCAAAAACCAAAG GAAAGAAAGTAGACTCGGACACAGACAACCCTACAGAGGAGGAATCCTTCTGCAAG GAGACAGAAGAGGAAGAGTCTGAGAAAG ATGTTACTGATACCGATGACGGTACTCGTGACAATTCTAAAGCGCTACTCAGCGAAGACGGCCTCCCAGAGGCCGATAACGCAGAGGAGATGGAAAGCGAAGCCCCCGCCGACGGTGGCCCTCAAGAGGCCGAGCCGGAGGCCGAGGCAGAACCCGAGCTGCAGGCTGAGTGTGAGCCCGAGCCCGACGCAGAGGACGATAACATATCCGTCACTATCCAGGCCGAAGATGCCATCACCCTGGATGTGGATGGGGACGACCTCCTGGAAACAGGTAAACATGTGAAACTTCCAGATACGGAGGCCGAGAAGGGCACGGACGAGCCGGAGCCCTCTAGCCAGACGAGCCCTGAGGATGAGGCCAAGGCCGAGGCCAAGGACGGCCACAAGGATGGCAAGAAGGAGGACGGCCTCAAGCAAGACGCCGGCAagaaggagagcagagaggccTCGAAGAAAGCCGAAACTGGAGACAAAGAGAAGGATTCTGGGAAGAAAGGCCCCTCATCTACTGGGGCGGCAGGTCAAGTTAAGAG CTCCTCCAAGGACAAGGATGGGAAGGCAACAAAAGATGACAAAG GTGGAGCCAGtggtggtggagcaggtagcTCTACTCGCAACCTGTGGGTGAGCGGTCTGTCCTCCAACACTAAAGCAGCCGACCTCAAAAACCTCTTTGGCAAATATGGCAAG GTATTTAGTGCTAAGGTGGTGACCAATGCCCGCAGTCCTGGCTCCAAGTGTTATGGTCTGGTCACCATGTCGTCTAGCGCTGAGGTGACCAGGTGCATCTCTCACCTGGATCGCACTGAGCTGCACGGGCAGCAGATCTCTGTGGAGAGG GTGAAGAGTGATCCGTTCAAGAAGGAGTCCTTCAAGAAAGAGGGCGAAGACAAGAACAGCTCTGGGAAAACCTCCGGAGACAAGCGCACTCCCACCAGCACCAAGACCACCAGCAA GACCCAGACTTCTGCCAAGAAAGACGAGAAGAAGTCTGACAAGCCGTCTGAGAAGGACGGAAAGGACGTCTCCAAGAAGCAGGACTCCAAGAGTGGCAAATCGGACGCcccctcctccagctccacagCAGACGCCTCCAAGAAGGACGACAAGAAGAAGCACGGTAAAGATG gagACAAGAGCCCAAGTAAGCTGCTGGTGATTGACCAGGCCAAAGGAGAGAACTTCAACATGAGGCCGCCCATGAGACGTGGACGCTTcgagaag CCTGGCTTCCCCAACATGGCCGGCCGTCGGCCCAGATGGTTCATCCCCCCCGAG ATGGATCTGATGAAGCACAAGGGGCGCGTGTTCCCGGGGAAGGTGGGCAGTAAGGACATCCTGCCCTTTGATAAGATGAAGGAGCAGAAGATGAGGGAGAGGCTCGTCCGGCTCGAGCGCTTCCACCGGGCCATGGAGCtgcgcag GCGGCGTGAGATGGCGGAGCGTGAGCGTCGGGAGCGTGAGCGCGTGCGTCTGCTGCGTGAGCGCGAGGAGCGGGAGAACCTGATGAGGGAGCGGCAGCGCCTGGAGGTGGAGCGGCAGAAACTGGAGCGCGAGCGCATGGAGAGGGAGCGCCTCGAGAGGGAGCGCATCCGCATCGAAcag gagcggCGCAAGGAGGCGGAGCGTCTGGCCCGTGAGCGGGAGGAGTTGAGGAGACAGCAGGAGCAGCTGCGTTATGAGCAGGAGAAGAGAAACAACCTGAAGAGGAGCAGAGATGTGGacaacag GAGGGATGACCCGTACTGGAACGGCAGTAAGAAGGTTCCCCCAGAGCCGGAAGGGCGGATGAATCAGGGTTCCGACTACAACCGCCAGCAGAACCGCTTCAACGATTTCACACCGCGTGACCGCAATCGCTACCCAGAATCCTCTGCTTCCCAGGCCAACACCTTTGACAG ACGCGGGCGCTTTGACAGCGACTCTGACGCCAAGAAGAGTCGCCCTGCGCAACGGCGTGAGGGCTCTGGGTTCGACCGCTACCCTAAGACCTTTGACCCCGTGAGGCGTCAGGAGccgccaccccctcctccccagcGTGCCGAGATGCGGGATGGCGATCGCCGCGGCGACCAGCGACGCACCGTCACACTCCCTGACCGGCCGGCCCCGGGTCGGGCACCGCCCCCGCCCAACCTGTCCCACACCCGTTCCCCACGAGAGCCatcgcacgcgcacgcgcacacgcacacgcacacacactccagctggAAGAGCGACGGAGGAATGAGCTCCAACAAGGGAGACCTGCG TGGAGCGGTGCGGATGCGTCCAGAGCGCTCAGACAGAGATGGTCCCAGCGGCCCGCCCATCAGAGGAGCCTCCTCAGCCACCAGAGGCAGGAGTAGCTTCAGCAGCAGAGACTCCAGCGCACCCATGGTGATGGGAGAccag cACTTTGGTGGCAGTCGGCAGGTGGTGGTTGAGCGTCATGGACGAGAGCCCGGCCCCAGGAAGGAGTGGGGTGGAGCCTCTCACGGCGGAGGTCACTCCTCCAGCTTCAGCGACGGCCGCAGGatggccgacacacacacaaggcccgGCATGATGGCCCCTCATTCCag tcaTTCCTCCAGTGGCATGAATCGGATTGTGCAGATCACCAACTCTTCCCTGTCCCCTGGTAACGTTGGCGGCTTCAAGTCCTTCAAAGGAGCACCCCGCCGGTTCTAG
- the sltm gene encoding SAFB-like transcription modulator isoform X1 — MLAVAAVAIAKMASGAISVESKKIVDLRVIDLKTELKRRNLDVTGVKNVLIARLKQAIEDEGGDPDNIEIPISVDTPTRKGAKTKGKKVDSDTDNPTEEESFCKETEEEESEKDVTDTDDGTRDNSKALLSEDGLPEADNAEEMESEAPADGGPQEAEPEAEAEPELQAECEPEPDAEDDNISVTIQAEDAITLDVDGDDLLETGKHVKLPDTEAEKGTDEPEPSSQTSPEDEAKAEAKDGHKDGKKEDGLKQDAGKKESREASKKAETGDKEKDSGKKGPSSTGAAGQVKSSSKDKDGKATKDDKGGASGGGAGSSTRNLWVSGLSSNTKAADLKNLFGKYGKVFSAKVVTNARSPGSKCYGLVTMSSSAEVTRCISHLDRTELHGQQISVERVKSDPFKKESFKKEGEDKNSSGKTSGDKRTPTSTKTTSKTQTSAKKDEKKSDKPSEKDGKDVSKKQDSKSGKSDAPSSSSTADASKKDDKKKHGKDGDKSPSKLLVIDQAKGENFNMRPPMRRGRFEKPGFPNMAGRRPRWFIPPEQMDLMKHKGRVFPGKVGSKDILPFDKMKEQKMRERLVRLERFHRAMELRRRREMAERERRERERVRLLREREERENLMRERQRLEVERQKLERERMERERLERERIRIEQERRKEAERLAREREELRRQQEQLRYEQEKRNNLKRSRDVDNRRDDPYWNGSKKVPPEPEGRMNQGSDYNRQQNRFNDFTPRDRNRYPESSASQANTFDRRGRFDSDSDAKKSRPAQRREGSGFDRYPKTFDPVRRQEPPPPPPQRAEMRDGDRRGDQRRTVTLPDRPAPGRAPPPPNLSHTRSPREPSHAHAHTHTHTHSSWKSDGGMSSNKGDLRGAVRMRPERSDRDGPSGPPIRGASSATRGRSSFSSRDSSAPMVMGDQHFGGSRQVVVERHGREPGPRKEWGGASHGGGHSSSFSDGRRMADTHTRPGMMAPHSSHSSSGMNRIVQITNSSLSPGNVGGFKSFKGAPRRF; from the exons ATGCTCGCTGTCGCGGCGGTAGCGATAGCTAAAATGGCGTCGGGTGCCATTTCAGTCGAGTCGAAGAAAATTGTGGATTTGCGTGTTATTGATCTAAAAACAGAGCTCAAGCGCAGGAATTTAGATGTCACTGGCGTGAAAAATGTTCTTATCGCCAGATTGAAGCAG GCAATTGAGGATGAAGGGGGCGATCCCGACAATATTGAAATCCCCATCTCAGTTGATACCCCAACCCGCAAGGGTGCAAAAACCAAAG GAAAGAAAGTAGACTCGGACACAGACAACCCTACAGAGGAGGAATCCTTCTGCAAG GAGACAGAAGAGGAAGAGTCTGAGAAAG ATGTTACTGATACCGATGACGGTACTCGTGACAATTCTAAAGCGCTACTCAGCGAAGACGGCCTCCCAGAGGCCGATAACGCAGAGGAGATGGAAAGCGAAGCCCCCGCCGACGGTGGCCCTCAAGAGGCCGAGCCGGAGGCCGAGGCAGAACCCGAGCTGCAGGCTGAGTGTGAGCCCGAGCCCGACGCAGAGGACGATAACATATCCGTCACTATCCAGGCCGAAGATGCCATCACCCTGGATGTGGATGGGGACGACCTCCTGGAAACAGGTAAACATGTGAAACTTCCAGATACGGAGGCCGAGAAGGGCACGGACGAGCCGGAGCCCTCTAGCCAGACGAGCCCTGAGGATGAGGCCAAGGCCGAGGCCAAGGACGGCCACAAGGATGGCAAGAAGGAGGACGGCCTCAAGCAAGACGCCGGCAagaaggagagcagagaggccTCGAAGAAAGCCGAAACTGGAGACAAAGAGAAGGATTCTGGGAAGAAAGGCCCCTCATCTACTGGGGCGGCAGGTCAAGTTAAGAG CTCCTCCAAGGACAAGGATGGGAAGGCAACAAAAGATGACAAAG GTGGAGCCAGtggtggtggagcaggtagcTCTACTCGCAACCTGTGGGTGAGCGGTCTGTCCTCCAACACTAAAGCAGCCGACCTCAAAAACCTCTTTGGCAAATATGGCAAG GTATTTAGTGCTAAGGTGGTGACCAATGCCCGCAGTCCTGGCTCCAAGTGTTATGGTCTGGTCACCATGTCGTCTAGCGCTGAGGTGACCAGGTGCATCTCTCACCTGGATCGCACTGAGCTGCACGGGCAGCAGATCTCTGTGGAGAGG GTGAAGAGTGATCCGTTCAAGAAGGAGTCCTTCAAGAAAGAGGGCGAAGACAAGAACAGCTCTGGGAAAACCTCCGGAGACAAGCGCACTCCCACCAGCACCAAGACCACCAGCAA GACCCAGACTTCTGCCAAGAAAGACGAGAAGAAGTCTGACAAGCCGTCTGAGAAGGACGGAAAGGACGTCTCCAAGAAGCAGGACTCCAAGAGTGGCAAATCGGACGCcccctcctccagctccacagCAGACGCCTCCAAGAAGGACGACAAGAAGAAGCACGGTAAAGATG gagACAAGAGCCCAAGTAAGCTGCTGGTGATTGACCAGGCCAAAGGAGAGAACTTCAACATGAGGCCGCCCATGAGACGTGGACGCTTcgagaag CCTGGCTTCCCCAACATGGCCGGCCGTCGGCCCAGATGGTTCATCCCCCCCGAG CAGATGGATCTGATGAAGCACAAGGGGCGCGTGTTCCCGGGGAAGGTGGGCAGTAAGGACATCCTGCCCTTTGATAAGATGAAGGAGCAGAAGATGAGGGAGAGGCTCGTCCGGCTCGAGCGCTTCCACCGGGCCATGGAGCtgcgcag GCGGCGTGAGATGGCGGAGCGTGAGCGTCGGGAGCGTGAGCGCGTGCGTCTGCTGCGTGAGCGCGAGGAGCGGGAGAACCTGATGAGGGAGCGGCAGCGCCTGGAGGTGGAGCGGCAGAAACTGGAGCGCGAGCGCATGGAGAGGGAGCGCCTCGAGAGGGAGCGCATCCGCATCGAAcag gagcggCGCAAGGAGGCGGAGCGTCTGGCCCGTGAGCGGGAGGAGTTGAGGAGACAGCAGGAGCAGCTGCGTTATGAGCAGGAGAAGAGAAACAACCTGAAGAGGAGCAGAGATGTGGacaacag GAGGGATGACCCGTACTGGAACGGCAGTAAGAAGGTTCCCCCAGAGCCGGAAGGGCGGATGAATCAGGGTTCCGACTACAACCGCCAGCAGAACCGCTTCAACGATTTCACACCGCGTGACCGCAATCGCTACCCAGAATCCTCTGCTTCCCAGGCCAACACCTTTGACAG ACGCGGGCGCTTTGACAGCGACTCTGACGCCAAGAAGAGTCGCCCTGCGCAACGGCGTGAGGGCTCTGGGTTCGACCGCTACCCTAAGACCTTTGACCCCGTGAGGCGTCAGGAGccgccaccccctcctccccagcGTGCCGAGATGCGGGATGGCGATCGCCGCGGCGACCAGCGACGCACCGTCACACTCCCTGACCGGCCGGCCCCGGGTCGGGCACCGCCCCCGCCCAACCTGTCCCACACCCGTTCCCCACGAGAGCCatcgcacgcgcacgcgcacacgcacacgcacacacactccagctggAAGAGCGACGGAGGAATGAGCTCCAACAAGGGAGACCTGCG TGGAGCGGTGCGGATGCGTCCAGAGCGCTCAGACAGAGATGGTCCCAGCGGCCCGCCCATCAGAGGAGCCTCCTCAGCCACCAGAGGCAGGAGTAGCTTCAGCAGCAGAGACTCCAGCGCACCCATGGTGATGGGAGAccag cACTTTGGTGGCAGTCGGCAGGTGGTGGTTGAGCGTCATGGACGAGAGCCCGGCCCCAGGAAGGAGTGGGGTGGAGCCTCTCACGGCGGAGGTCACTCCTCCAGCTTCAGCGACGGCCGCAGGatggccgacacacacacaaggcccgGCATGATGGCCCCTCATTCCag tcaTTCCTCCAGTGGCATGAATCGGATTGTGCAGATCACCAACTCTTCCCTGTCCCCTGGTAACGTTGGCGGCTTCAAGTCCTTCAAAGGAGCACCCCGCCGGTTCTAG